GAAAAAACAGTTATTGTTGATACAACATTTGAAACCGAAGGAATACGATTAGGTAATGGAGTGGTATTATCGCTTAAAGATCGTTATTTACCTCCACAACGTTGGGTAGAACAGATAAAAGAAATTATCAATGAACATAATATTCCACATCAAATTGAAGTAGAGGATTATGGAATAAGCGATGGCGCTTATATTCATCGAAGTCCATACCCTATTGATTGGATTTTTTTGGGTATTGCTTGTGCTAATAATCATCAGCAAGTTGAAAAAATTGATATGAATGATTTGAAATGTTTGTACGAGGCTATAAAAACAATAAATAATAAATATTTAAAATCAAAATAATTTAAGCAATGAAAAACAAAAGTTTAATTTCAATTCATGATTACACCAAAGAGGATTATTTTAAAGTACTCGAATGGGCTGAAATATTTCAGAAAAATCCCAAAGAGTACCAAAATTTACTAAATGGTAAGGTCGTTGCAACGCTATTTTTTGAACCTTCGACCCGTACTCGCTTGAGTTTTGAAAGTGCTGTTCAGCGAATGGGTGGACGAATTATAGGTTTTTCAGACCCTGGTTCATCGAGTGTTCAAAAAGGGGAATCGCTCAAAGATACCATTCTTACAGTGGCTCAATATTCCGATTTGATTGTAATGCGTCATCCTATTGAGGGAAGTGCTCGCTGGGCAAGCGAAGTGTCGCCTGTGCCTATCGTAAACGCTGGCGATGGAGCCAATCAACACCCAACACAATGCTTGTTAGACTTATTTACCATTAAAGAAACACAACACCGTTTAGACAATTTGACACTTACTTTTGTGGGAGACTTAAAATATGGCCGTACCGTACACTCGCTGATACAAGCAATGGCTAATTTTAATCCTACCATCAATTTAGTTTCGCCCGAATCATTGAAATTGCCTAATGAATATAAACTGATGCTCAAGAAGCATAATATTAAATATCATGAATATAATGACTTATCGGGTGTTTTAAAAGATTCTGATATCGTTTACGTTACACGAGTTCAACGTGAGCGTTTTTCAGACCCAATTGAATACGAAAAAGTTAAAAATGCTTATGTGTTAGATGCTTCGATGCTTGTCGATACCAAGCCCAACCTAAAAGTATTGCACCCACTGCCACGTGTAAACGAAATCAGTGTTGATGTGGACGATACCGATAAGGCTTATTATTTTCAACAGGCTTTGAATGGGGTTTATACCCGTATGGCTATTATTTCATTGATTCTTGGACTTAAAAATTAATTTTACTATGGAACCTAAAAAAGAACTTGTAGTTAGTGCTATTAAAGACGGTACGGTTATCGATCATATTCCCGCCAAAAGCTTATTCAAAGTAATTTCTATTCTCGATTTAAACAAAATTGAAACACCTATAACCATTGGGTCAAATTTGGAAAGTAAAAAGTTGGGTAAAAAGGGAATTATTAAAATATCAGACAAATTTCCGAGCGATAACGATTTAAATAAAATTGCTCTTTTTGCACCTGAAGCCAAAATTAATATTATTCGCAATTACAATGTTGTTGAAAAAAAGGTAGTTCAGGTACCCGATTACATCGAAGGGATTGTTAAATGCATGAATCCTAAATGTATCACCAATTTTGAGCAAGTAAAAACTAAATTTGAGGTGATTGATAAGAAAAATGTTGCTTTAAAATGTAAATACTGCGAAAAAATTACCGACCAAGATCATTTTGAAATGAAATAACAATGAAATGGGAGCTTTGAGTTCCCATTTTTTTATTTCGACATAGCTTTCTTTTTAAGTTCTTCCGGCATTTTTTCAATTGCATATCGTAATGCGGTTCGAGGCATAATATGTTTTCTTTGTATAATAAATTCAAAAATATCTTGTTGATGAGCTAATGAAGCGACTTTTAACATCCAACCATACCCCTTTTGTACCATATCATCTTTGTCTAATAAAAGCATATTGGCAATTTCGAATATATCGTTGAGAAACATGCCTTTTTTAGCCGGTATAATAAGGCTTACTGCCGAGGCTCTTTTTACCCAACGGTTTTCGGATTGGGTAAACGTTTTAAGCCGACTAATAAATTCGGGATACATTTCTAAAAAAGTGCCAACGGTATGATTGCATAAGGTATCGCAGGTAGCCCAATTATGGACATATTTTTTTATCCATTGTTCAAATATTTCAAAATCGGCAGGCATATACTTTTTGTGAACATTATACGACCACTGGCATGCAATAAAGGAGGCTTCGAGATAACCCGATTTAAATAGTTCTTCACAAAGTTGAAAAATTTCAATTTTCTCTAAATGCTTAATTTCTTTATAAAGCTCTTTGCTTATTTTTATGGTGTCTGTGGCTTTTACCCCATAGGGTTTAATGGATTCTTTAAAATACCTAAAAGTTCCTTGTTTAACATTGGGGCTGCTATGCCTTATTAATTCCTGATGAACTTTTTGAATGATATTTTCCATCGTTATATTTTCTTCAAAAATAATAAAAAAACTAAAATTGCATAGAATAGAATAAAAATGTAGTTTTGTCGTTATTTTGCCAGTGAAGCAAATTCAAATCATAGCGTTCAATGTTCCTTATCCTGCCGATTATGGCGGTGTTATCGATGTTTTTTATAAAATTAAAGCGTTAAAAGAAGCCAGAATTGCGGTAATACTTCATTGTTTTGACTATGGCAGAGGCACATCGCCCGAATTAGAAGCATTGTGCGAGCATGTTTATTATTATCCTCGCTCCAAATCGTTCATATATCAGTTTTCGAAGTTACCTTTTATAGTAAAAACAAGGAGTAATCGCTTATTGATTGATAATTTGAATCAATATACTGATATCCCAATTTTGGCAGAAGGTTTGCATTGCACTTTTCCGCTTTTTGCTGATCAATGCAGAAACAACGATTTTTATGTCAGAACTCACAATATAGAGCATGCATATTACGAAGGTTTAAAAGCAACTGAAACTAATATTGTAAAAAAAAATTATTTTTCGCTGGAAGCTAAAAAATTGAAATCATACGAACAGGTTTTAAAGAAAGCAAAAGGTATTCTTGCCATTTCGCAACGTGATAACGATTATTTTTCAGCATTGAATACAAATACCCAATTGGTTACTCCGTTTCATCCTTTTCAAAAAGTTGAAATTAAAGAAGGAAAAGCTGATTATGTGCTTGTACACGGCGATTTATCTGTTTCAGAAAATATTCATTCTTTGCAATGGCTAATCAATAATGTTTTGTCAAAAATTAAGCATAAGGTTATTATTGCAGGTAAAAATCCTTCTCAAAAATTGATTTTGCATATTCAAAAGCATAAAAATATACAGTTAATAGCGAATCCGTCTTTCGAGAAAATGCAGGATTTGATTGCCAATGCTCAAGTTCATGTGGTACATTCGTTTTTACCGCAAGGAATGAAGCTAAAGCTACTGAATGTTTTATTTCATGGACGTCATTGTATTTGCAACGAAGCTGTGGTTTTAAATTCGGGCTTAGAGTCGTTATGCCATATAGCCAATGATGCTGAAACTATAATACAGTATATAGATGGTTTGATGCTAGAACCTTTTACCGAAAATAATATGCGTAACCGTAAAGATATGTTATCTTTGTTCTCAAATGAATTGCAGGTTGAAAAAATAATAAAATTCTTAAACTTATAATTGTGGGAGTTATTCGCAAACAAACTATACAGGGCACTATTTACACCTATTTGGGTGCAGGTTTAGGAGTGTTTACCAATCTTATTTTGTTGGCTTGGTTTTTTACACCAGAACAAATTGGTTTGTTAAACATTTTAGTGGCTTATTCGTTACTTTTTGCTCAGCTTGCTAATTTGGGGTTTGATAATATAACTATACGTCTATTTCCATATTTTAGAGATAAAGCAAGTGGTCATCATGGCTTTTTCTCAATAATGACAAAAGTTTTAATTATTGGTTTATTTTTGTCCATATTAATTTTTATCGTAATATTTCCATTGCTTTCTAATAATGACGAAGGTAATCGATTATTTAGGCATTTAGGTATGTATGTTATTCCTTTAATTGTATCAACGTTATTTTTTAATTCACTTGATACTTATTCGCGTGTTTTATATAAAAGTGTTAGAGGTACTTTTTTGAAAGAAGTGTTGCAGCGAATTTTTATTATTATTGCTATTGGGTTATATATATGGCTACAGTTTTCATTTGATTTATTTGTATTGTTATATGTTTTGGCATTGTCGATTCCTACATTAATTTTATTTTATTTACTTTATAAAGAAAAAGAGTTGAGTTTCAAAATGGAACCCAATTTTATATCTCCTAAACTTAAAAAAGAAATGTGGTCGGTAAGTTTATTTGGTATAATAACTGTATTTTCAAGTACAATAGTTGCCAATATCGATAAAATAATGATTCAGCAATATCTCGATTTAAGTCAAACGGGTCTTTATTCCATAGCATTTTTCTTTGGTGTTATTATTACTATGCCATCAAGAGCACTTACAAAGATTTCTTCAACGGTTGTTGCAGAATCATGGAAAAATAACGACACAGTAACTATTTATCAAATTTATTACAAAAGTTGTATTAACCAATTGTTATTTTCGCTCATCTTATTTTTGGGTATTTGGGTTAATATTGATGCATTGTTGATGTTTTTGCCCTCTAAATATGCTCATATTCAATGGGTAGTGTTTTGGATTTGTTTAGGTAGTTTTATCGATATGGCTACGGGTATTAATAATACCATTATTGGAACATCGCCTTACTATAAAGCTCAAAGCTTATTTATGTTAATATTTGTTTTAATTATAATTGCTACCAATGCTATTTTTATTCCTTTACATGGTATTACGGGAGCTGCTTTTGCCAGTGCCTTATCGCTTTTATTATTTAATCTTATTCGTTGGCTTTTTTTACTATTTAAATATAAGATGCAGCCTTTCGATTATAAGTTTTTGTTGACTATTTTAATTGGGTTAATAGCTTATTTTGCGGCATATGCAATTCCTGAAATAAAACCATTTTATTTCGATATTTTAGTTCGAAGCATTGTTTTGGCTATAATATATGCTCCATTAGTCTTTTTATTTAATATTTCTGCTGATGTTAATCAACGCATAAATATTTATTGGAGCTGGTTACGAAATAAGATACTAAAATAAAAGTGTTTAAAAAGGTAGGTTTTCATATATAGCGTTTAGTGTTTCTAATGAATTTAAATTGAATTTTGTATCTAAATGGTAATGATAATAACTAAATATGCTATTTAAAAATGATTGTTTAAGTTTTCTGCTGATTTTAAGTTTTGCTAATTCATCATTTTTATGGGATAAAAATATATGCCATAATTCAGAAATCTGAAGTTCATTGTTATGAGTATAAATGTTGTGAGTAGTAAAATTGGCATGGGGTATGTCAAATAATCGATTGTTGGTTGAAAAATTATTTTCTGGTTCAATTCCTAAATAATTTAATAATTTAATTAATGCAATGAAGTGATAATTATTACATTGTTCGCTGGGTATATGTTCTAATTCAATAATCCACTCTTTGATAAAAGAGTAGAGTGAATATTCAGAATGAGGGTATTTTAATAATTGATATAAAACCTCACTCATAAATTGTACAATGCTTATTTTATGAAAGTCATCGCGAATAGATAGTAAAAGAAAGTCGCTATGGAGGTTTGAAATAAATTGAATTTCACTCTGAGGTTTTAATTTAATGTTGGCATTGATGATATTGAGCGGAAAAATAAAAGCAGCATGATTATTTTTAGGATTAGTTTTTTTCTTAATCATTGCAGGCATGAAGCCATAGTCTAATGTATATAAGTAAAGTATATTGAATGTGTCGTTGTAAGGAAGTCGTTTTAATATGATACCTTCAATGGTCTGTTGCATAACAGATGTAAAAGTAAGTAATAACTACTCATAAAATATTCATTTGTAAAAATAAAAATGAACAATAAAATGTTTATTGCTTTTTATATATTTTTATGTTGTTATTTCTTAAACATGCTTTGAAACAGATAGGGGAGTATGCCAATAAAAAGAAATACTGCTATAGGCCAAAGACCGAGAAAATTAGGAATATGTTGTTGCTTAAAAGCAAAGTAAAGATAAAAAGTAAAAATAAAGCTGACAAAGATTATGCCTACTATTATGGTTAAAAAAGCAAGGAGTTTACTTGCCGAGGGGTAATAGGTTAATTGTCCTTCGGGATTTATGCGTTTTGATGCTAAGGCTTCGCGTAGGCTAAATCCCCCTCGCTTTAAAAAGATACAAAGTAAGAGCATGATGAAAAAAATGGTAAACAAAGGGCTCAACACAAGAATTTTGTGTGATAGCGGTAATTGTCTGACGATGTTATTCCGGATTTCTTTGTTTTTAATTACCTTAATTTTTTTGGTATGATTTCCTTGCAGGTTTTGAATCAATACATCTTCGTCCAATGAGTTGGGAACTGTTTTTAAGACTTTTAATTCCATTTCGACCACGTTTAGACGTTTTTCTAAACTGTCAATAGGTATAGAAGGTTTTGACCAAGAATTAAAAACAAAAAATAACAAGCTAAAGGTAAGTAACAATGTTTTCATAAGTTAAATTTTTAATTGAACGAAAGTTACAATAAATTTTTGAATTGACAAAAATATTTTTTATCAATCATTAAATTTAAGGATTAGAGTATAGAACATGGGGCATTATTCGCCCATGTCCATTTCCATATTCATTTCTTGTTGGCGTTGACGTTCTTTTTGCTTTATACCTTCGTTGATTTTATAGGTAAAGGTTATATACAGAATACGAGTTTCGCGTTTAAATTCCATTATTGCTTTTAGGCTTGGGTCATCGGTTTTAACTTGGAACTTCATCGTATTGAAAATATCGCTTAAACGTATGGATAACGAAGCTTTTCTGTCCCATAATTCTTTTCTAAGTCCGGCATCAACAGTGTAAAAACCGGTTCTTGTGGCTTGAGCCATCACCGAAGGACCGTTAAACATGCCGTTGAGTTGCATGGAGAAATTTTTGGGCAAAAAGAATGAAGCATTAAATTTGGCATCGTACGAAAGCATGGAGTTTGTTAGGTCGTTGTCGCCATCGCTACCAATAACTTTGGTATTGTAATACGAAAAGGTTCCCATGAGTCGCATAAATTTGACAGGTTGGGTACTTATAATAAACTCTAAGCCATAAGATTCGGCTTGGCTCATGTTGATTGGATAAACGGTTACAATGCCTGTTGTATCGGTTTTGCGATATCTGCTAACTACATTATCGGTAGTTTTATAGAAAATTTGCGAGGTTAGCGAAAGCTTTTTCCAATCTTTAATATGCCCGAATTCGTAGGAATTAATATACTCGGGCTTTAGATCAGGGTTGCCCATATGCCAAGTGAGTGGGTCTGATTTGTCAATAAAAGGATTGATTGAATGAGGGTCGGGGCGATTGATCCTTCGGCTATAGCTTATTTGGAGTTTATTGTCGTGTGGAAGGCTATAGCTGATGTGTGTACTTGGGAATAGGCAAAAATAATCGCGTTTGAAAGTATATCCTGTAGTTTTTTGGTTTCCGTCTTGAACTGTTTCTTCGGCTCTTAATCCTATTTGAATGCTGAATTTTTTCCATTCTTGCGATAGTGTTGCATAACTAGCATAAACATAGTCGCTATAAATAAAATGATTGGAAAGATTGGTGTCTTTTTTAAAGTCAGTAACAAGGGTATCGAAATTATAAAAGAAATAATTTCCGTCGCTTGTTCGCATCATGACCTTAATTCCTGCATCTAAGCGTGCTTTTTCTGAAATGGGGTGTACATAATCGCTTTGAAAGGTTAAATTTGTGAAAGTATTATTGCTAGTTGATTTTTGAGCAGGGGTAGTATAAATGGGTACAAAATTGTATTGACTATAATTTTCATTATTGTTGAATATTCCTCTTGAAAAGTATAAATCGCTGGTAAACTCGCGCATGGGTTCTTCGAATTTCTTTTTGTAGCTTAACGATAAGTCAATGTTGTTGGATGGGTTGGTTGATTTTTCATCGCGTTGATAATATTGGGTTGTACTGTTGGTTGATGAAAGTACTTTGTTAATAGAATAATCATTGCCATTTCTTTCGCCAACTCTATAGGTCGCTGTAAAGTTAATGCTGTTAAAGGGATTGAAATTATAATCGAAACCTCCTTTTATGTTATGCGAATAATTTTGATTGTTTCGAGTTGAAGTAATAATCGTATGCGAAAGCAGGGAGTCATTAAAATAAAAATATCGGTCGTGGTTGCGGTATCCATTGCGGTCGTCGTTTCGATAGTCGTAACTAAAAAACAGATTGGTTTTATTCACTCTTCGGTTTATGCTGAGTGTGCCTCCATATTTTTTCATGGTGCCGTAG
This Bacteroidales bacterium DNA region includes the following protein-coding sequences:
- the pyrB gene encoding aspartate carbamoyltransferase — translated: MKNKSLISIHDYTKEDYFKVLEWAEIFQKNPKEYQNLLNGKVVATLFFEPSTRTRLSFESAVQRMGGRIIGFSDPGSSSVQKGESLKDTILTVAQYSDLIVMRHPIEGSARWASEVSPVPIVNAGDGANQHPTQCLLDLFTIKETQHRLDNLTLTFVGDLKYGRTVHSLIQAMANFNPTINLVSPESLKLPNEYKLMLKKHNIKYHEYNDLSGVLKDSDIVYVTRVQRERFSDPIEYEKVKNAYVLDASMLVDTKPNLKVLHPLPRVNEISVDVDDTDKAYYFQQALNGVYTRMAIISLILGLKN
- a CDS encoding aspartate carbamoyltransferase regulatory subunit codes for the protein MEPKKELVVSAIKDGTVIDHIPAKSLFKVISILDLNKIETPITIGSNLESKKLGKKGIIKISDKFPSDNDLNKIALFAPEAKINIIRNYNVVEKKVVQVPDYIEGIVKCMNPKCITNFEQVKTKFEVIDKKNVALKCKYCEKITDQDHFEMK
- a CDS encoding DNA alkylation repair protein; its protein translation is MENIIQKVHQELIRHSSPNVKQGTFRYFKESIKPYGVKATDTIKISKELYKEIKHLEKIEIFQLCEELFKSGYLEASFIACQWSYNVHKKYMPADFEIFEQWIKKYVHNWATCDTLCNHTVGTFLEMYPEFISRLKTFTQSENRWVKRASAVSLIIPAKKGMFLNDIFEIANMLLLDKDDMVQKGYGWMLKVASLAHQQDIFEFIIQRKHIMPRTALRYAIEKMPEELKKKAMSK
- a CDS encoding glycosyltransferase encodes the protein MKQIQIIAFNVPYPADYGGVIDVFYKIKALKEARIAVILHCFDYGRGTSPELEALCEHVYYYPRSKSFIYQFSKLPFIVKTRSNRLLIDNLNQYTDIPILAEGLHCTFPLFADQCRNNDFYVRTHNIEHAYYEGLKATETNIVKKNYFSLEAKKLKSYEQVLKKAKGILAISQRDNDYFSALNTNTQLVTPFHPFQKVEIKEGKADYVLVHGDLSVSENIHSLQWLINNVLSKIKHKVIIAGKNPSQKLILHIQKHKNIQLIANPSFEKMQDLIANAQVHVVHSFLPQGMKLKLLNVLFHGRHCICNEAVVLNSGLESLCHIANDAETIIQYIDGLMLEPFTENNMRNRKDMLSLFSNELQVEKIIKFLNL
- a CDS encoding oligosaccharide flippase family protein, whose protein sequence is MGVIRKQTIQGTIYTYLGAGLGVFTNLILLAWFFTPEQIGLLNILVAYSLLFAQLANLGFDNITIRLFPYFRDKASGHHGFFSIMTKVLIIGLFLSILIFIVIFPLLSNNDEGNRLFRHLGMYVIPLIVSTLFFNSLDTYSRVLYKSVRGTFLKEVLQRIFIIIAIGLYIWLQFSFDLFVLLYVLALSIPTLILFYLLYKEKELSFKMEPNFISPKLKKEMWSVSLFGIITVFSSTIVANIDKIMIQQYLDLSQTGLYSIAFFFGVIITMPSRALTKISSTVVAESWKNNDTVTIYQIYYKSCINQLLFSLILFLGIWVNIDALLMFLPSKYAHIQWVVFWICLGSFIDMATGINNTIIGTSPYYKAQSLFMLIFVLIIIATNAIFIPLHGITGAAFASALSLLLFNLIRWLFLLFKYKMQPFDYKFLLTILIGLIAYFAAYAIPEIKPFYFDILVRSIVLAIIYAPLVFLFNISADVNQRINIYWSWLRNKILK
- a CDS encoding recombination protein O N-terminal domain-containing protein, whose product is MQQTIEGIILKRLPYNDTFNILYLYTLDYGFMPAMIKKKTNPKNNHAAFIFPLNIINANIKLKPQSEIQFISNLHSDFLLLSIRDDFHKISIVQFMSEVLYQLLKYPHSEYSLYSFIKEWIIELEHIPSEQCNNYHFIALIKLLNYLGIEPENNFSTNNRLFDIPHANFTTHNIYTHNNELQISELWHIFLSHKNDELAKLKISRKLKQSFLNSIFSYYHYHLDTKFNLNSLETLNAIYENLPF
- a CDS encoding TonB-dependent receptor, whose amino-acid sequence is MKVSVIFVLILMHAQLAIAQERPNFQNFEGDISGKVLDEQSKKPMPYANISVFRMKDSTLAGGSITDEKGFFKIEKLKPGFYKIKIDFIGYDRYITTAKVNPQTPSVNIGTIMLKPAVTQLGEVEVKSDKPMVEFKLDKKVINVDKNIVTSGGNATDILRNTPSVQVDMDGNVSLRGSTNVNILVDGKPSTLSAGDKAAILEQIPASTIERIEIITNPSAKYDPEGMAGILNIVTKQEKRQGINGLVTLNYGTMKKYGGTLSINRRVNKTNLFFSYDYRNDDRNGYRNHDRYFYFNDSLLSHTIITSTRNNQNYSHNIKGGFDYNFNPFNSINFTATYRVGERNGNDYSINKVLSSTNSTTQYYQRDEKSTNPSNNIDLSLSYKKKFEEPMREFTSDLYFSRGIFNNNENYSQYNFVPIYTTPAQKSTSNNTFTNLTFQSDYVHPISEKARLDAGIKVMMRTSDGNYFFYNFDTLVTDFKKDTNLSNHFIYSDYVYASYATLSQEWKKFSIQIGLRAEETVQDGNQKTTGYTFKRDYFCLFPSTHISYSLPHDNKLQISYSRRINRPDPHSINPFIDKSDPLTWHMGNPDLKPEYINSYEFGHIKDWKKLSLTSQIFYKTTDNVVSRYRKTDTTGIVTVYPINMSQAESYGLEFIISTQPVKFMRLMGTFSYYNTKVIGSDGDNDLTNSMLSYDAKFNASFFLPKNFSMQLNGMFNGPSVMAQATRTGFYTVDAGLRKELWDRKASLSIRLSDIFNTMKFQVKTDDPSLKAIMEFKRETRILYITFTYKINEGIKQKERQRQQEMNMEMDMGE